A section of the Acidobacteriota bacterium genome encodes:
- the ribD gene encoding bifunctional diaminohydroxyphosphoribosylaminopyrimidine deaminase/5-amino-6-(5-phosphoribosylamino)uracil reductase RibD, producing MTDPDFIQLTLDLAAQGSGLVSPNPLVGSLVVKDGAIVGRGFHRYAEFKHAEVWALEEAGAQARGATVYVNLEPCSHQDADKRTPPCVQALIDAGVKRVVAAMVDPNPRVNGRGFAQLRAAGIEVEVGVLNEAAQRLNEKFIKFVTTGLPFVLMKTACSLDGRIATHTGESKWITGEAARAASQALRHECDAILVGIGTVLADDPALTDRTGLPRHRPLTRVVLDSNLRLPLESQLVQTARVTPLIVFTSANKTGQQAQLVAAGVQLVRVARGIDGLDLPQVLRELGQRQITSLIVEGGADVAGSFVQQRLLDKASFFLAPKLLGGRAAYPAIGGAGFARLDDALQLCDITIQQHGADLELTGYPIAD from the coding sequence ATGACCGATCCCGATTTCATTCAGCTCACCTTGGACTTGGCCGCGCAAGGCTCAGGCTTGGTCAGCCCCAATCCGCTCGTCGGTTCGCTCGTCGTTAAAGATGGTGCGATTGTCGGGCGCGGCTTTCATCGTTACGCCGAATTCAAACACGCCGAAGTCTGGGCGCTCGAAGAAGCAGGCGCGCAGGCCCGAGGCGCGACGGTTTACGTCAACCTCGAACCTTGTTCGCACCAGGACGCGGACAAACGCACGCCGCCCTGTGTGCAGGCGTTGATTGATGCAGGCGTCAAACGGGTCGTTGCGGCGATGGTTGATCCCAATCCGCGCGTGAACGGGCGCGGCTTTGCGCAGTTGCGCGCCGCTGGTATCGAAGTCGAGGTCGGCGTATTGAACGAAGCCGCGCAACGCTTGAACGAGAAGTTCATCAAATTCGTCACGACCGGGTTGCCGTTCGTGCTGATGAAAACGGCCTGCTCGTTGGATGGCCGCATCGCTACACACACGGGCGAGAGCAAGTGGATTACAGGCGAGGCGGCGCGCGCGGCTTCGCAAGCGTTGCGGCACGAGTGCGACGCCATTCTGGTGGGGATCGGCACGGTGCTGGCCGATGATCCGGCGTTGACCGACCGCACCGGCTTGCCGCGGCATCGTCCGCTCACCCGCGTGGTGTTGGATTCAAACCTGCGCCTGCCGCTTGAATCACAATTAGTGCAAACCGCGCGCGTCACGCCGCTCATCGTGTTTACCAGCGCGAACAAAACCGGGCAGCAGGCGCAATTGGTTGCCGCCGGCGTGCAGCTTGTTCGGGTTGCACGCGGCATTGATGGTTTGGATTTGCCGCAAGTTCTGCGCGAATTGGGGCAGCGGCAAATCACCAGCTTGATTGTCGAAGGCGGCGCGGACGTGGCGGGTTCGTTTGTGCAACAACGCCTGCTCGATAAAGCGAGTTTCTTTCTCGCGCCGAAACTGCTCGGCGGGCGCGCCGCTTATCCGGCCATCGGCGGCGCAGGCTTTGCCCGTTTAGATGACGCCCTGCAACTGTGCGACATCACCATCCAGCAGCACGGCGCGGACCTTGAATTGACCGGCTATCCGATTGCAGATTGA
- the rsmA gene encoding ribosomal RNA small subunit methyltransferase A gives MKAKRSLGQNFLVDTDYQQRILNAVQPRAGETIIEIGPGHGALTEGLVNSGAAVLAVELDQELIPALHHQFAAHENFRMLAADALKVDFCVAIAPATSARVVANLPYNVSTPIIQHMLVQRYCLRELTVMLQREVVERMTAEPGGKEYGVLSVLVQFYCEAVHLFDVPPGAFRPIPKVWSSVVRLTVHETPVVAVRDEALFIELVKVLFAQRRKTIYNNLRAGRARLGLADEAAIEMVLSAAQLDPRRRGETLSLTEIAVLADQVPAHNPSPGS, from the coding sequence ATGAAAGCAAAACGCAGCCTCGGACAAAACTTTCTCGTTGATACGGACTATCAACAACGCATCCTCAATGCCGTGCAACCACGCGCTGGCGAGACAATCATCGAAATTGGCCCTGGACATGGCGCTTTGACGGAAGGGCTGGTCAACAGCGGCGCAGCAGTGTTGGCCGTCGAATTGGATCAAGAATTGATTCCGGCCTTGCACCATCAATTCGCCGCGCACGAGAACTTTCGCATGCTGGCTGCCGATGCGTTGAAAGTCGATTTCTGCGTGGCGATTGCGCCTGCGACGTCGGCGCGCGTCGTCGCCAATCTACCCTACAACGTTTCAACGCCGATCATTCAACACATGTTGGTGCAGCGTTATTGCCTGCGCGAATTGACCGTGATGTTGCAGCGCGAAGTCGTCGAGCGCATGACGGCTGAACCCGGTGGCAAGGAATACGGCGTGCTGTCGGTGCTGGTGCAGTTTTATTGCGAGGCCGTGCATCTCTTCGACGTACCGCCGGGGGCCTTCCGCCCGATTCCCAAAGTCTGGTCGAGTGTGGTGCGCTTGACGGTGCACGAAACCCCAGTGGTTGCGGTGCGCGATGAGGCGTTGTTTATCGAATTGGTCAAAGTGCTGTTTGCCCAGCGCCGCAAGACGATTTACAACAATTTGCGGGCGGGGCGCGCGCGCCTGGGGCTGGCAGATGAAGCCGCCATCGAGATGGTTTTAAGTGCCGCCCAGCTTGATCCACGCCGCCGTGGCGAAACGCTCTCGCTGACAGAAATTGCCGTGTTGGCCGATCAGGTGCCGGCGCACAATCCTAGCCCTGGCTCGTAA
- a CDS encoding glycosyl hydrolase: MKTTSKPTPANVALLIATKKGGFILRGDAKRRGWELNGPHFLGHIVHHIMLDPRDGKTLLLAAKTGHLGPTVFRSTNFGKTWKEAAKPPAFPKAPEGEKGRAVDHVFWLTPGHASEPNVWYAGTSPKALFRSEDGGVSWEPVSGFNDNPLYPQWSGGPGDGTPDGPKLHSVIVDVADPNHLYLGMSGGGVFESTDKGANWQPLNAGCEANFMPDPYPEYGQDPHCMRQHPLNPDVLYQQNHCGIYRIERPSNTWVRIGMKMPKKIGDIGFPMVLHPRDPNTCWVFPMDGTQVWPRTSPGGKPAAYVTRNAGKTWQRQDVGLPPENAWFTVFRQAMTADACDPVGLYFGNTAGEIWASTNEGEKWSCIARHLPHIYAVEATTVK; the protein is encoded by the coding sequence ATGAAAACTACGAGCAAACCTACGCCCGCCAATGTCGCGCTGCTCATCGCGACCAAGAAGGGCGGCTTTATTTTGCGCGGCGACGCGAAGCGCCGTGGGTGGGAGTTGAACGGGCCGCACTTTTTAGGCCACATCGTCCATCACATCATGCTTGATCCGCGCGACGGCAAGACGCTGTTGCTGGCGGCCAAAACCGGGCATCTCGGCCCGACCGTTTTTCGTTCGACCAACTTTGGCAAAACGTGGAAAGAAGCCGCCAAACCACCCGCCTTTCCCAAAGCGCCCGAAGGCGAGAAGGGCCGCGCTGTTGATCACGTCTTTTGGCTGACGCCCGGCCACGCCAGCGAGCCGAACGTCTGGTACGCCGGGACTTCGCCGAAAGCTCTGTTTCGTTCAGAGGATGGCGGCGTTAGTTGGGAACCAGTTTCCGGCTTCAACGACAACCCGCTGTACCCGCAATGGAGCGGCGGCCCCGGTGACGGCACGCCCGATGGGCCGAAGCTGCATTCGGTGATTGTGGATGTCGCCGATCCGAATCATCTTTACCTTGGCATGTCCGGCGGCGGTGTGTTTGAAAGTACCGACAAAGGCGCGAACTGGCAGCCGCTCAACGCGGGTTGCGAAGCCAATTTCATGCCCGATCCTTATCCCGAATACGGCCAGGACCCGCATTGTATGCGGCAGCATCCGCTCAATCCGGACGTGCTCTATCAGCAAAACCATTGCGGCATTTACCGCATTGAACGCCCCAGCAACACTTGGGTGCGCATCGGCATGAAGATGCCCAAAAAGATCGGTGACATCGGCTTCCCGATGGTTTTGCACCCGCGCGATCCGAATACGTGTTGGGTTTTTCCGATGGATGGCACGCAGGTCTGGCCGCGCACTTCGCCCGGCGGCAAACCGGCGGCGTATGTGACACGCAATGCGGGCAAGACCTGGCAGCGACAGGATGTTGGCTTGCCGCCAGAAAACGCCTGGTTCACCGTCTTTCGCCAAGCCATGACAGCGGATGCTTGTGACCCGGTTGGGTTGTATTTCGGCAATACCGCTGGCGAGATTTGGGCCAGCACGAACGAAGGCGAGAAATGGTCGTGCATCGCGCGCCATTTGCCGCACATTTACGCGGTCGAAGCCACCACAGTGAAGTAG
- a CDS encoding MoaD/ThiS family protein, with protein sequence MKVHIPSPLLSYTQQRADVEAAGATVAELLDDLNRQFPGLRFRMIDEQDAIRQHMRIFVNGEQIDGLAAPLTPVDEVYILQALSGG encoded by the coding sequence ATGAAAGTGCACATTCCGAGTCCCTTGCTTTCGTATACGCAACAGCGCGCCGATGTCGAAGCCGCTGGCGCAACGGTCGCAGAACTGCTCGATGATCTGAATCGTCAGTTTCCCGGCCTGCGCTTTCGGATGATTGATGAGCAGGACGCGATTCGCCAGCACATGCGCATCTTCGTCAACGGCGAGCAGATTGACGGCTTGGCGGCGCCCTTAACACCTGTAGATGAGGTGTATATCTTGCAGGCGTTGAGTGGCGGGTGA